The Ketobacter alkanivorans genome includes the window GAAATGCCTTCTTCCACAATGCCATGATCCCCTGCAAAAACGGCAATGAAGATCTGCTCAAGTTGCGGTTTGAGCTGCCCTTGGATGGCCGCCAATGCGATGGCAATGTGTTCCAGTCGCCCCAGTGCGCCTGGGGGCTTGGTAAGTTGGCCCTGTCGTTCCGTTGCAGCCAATTCCATCGCGGCGCTAGGTGGTACGGCAGGATTAACCCACCAGTTTTGTGTGCTCATGAAGTCACTGCAGGTTTGAGTTGAAGTGGAAGCCCCGCCACCACCAGGGTGACTTGGTGTGCGCGTGCGGCTAATGCCTGATGTAGCCAACCGCTCTCATCCACAAAGCGACGGGTGAGTTTTCCCATGGGAATAACCCCCATGCCGGTTTCGTTGGATACCAGAATAACATCGCTTTGTTGTTCTGAAAGTTGCTGCAGCAGAGCCTGCTTTTGCTCTTCCAAATGGATGCCGTTATCCAGACACAGCAGATTGGATACCCACAAGGTCAGGCAGTCCACCAGAATCAAGGTGTCCGTTGTATTGTGGCGGGCCAATACCTCGGCCAGCGCGACGGGTTCTTCTTCGGTCAGCCAGTGGTTTGGGCGTCGTGTTTGGTGGTGATCAATGCGGGCGGCCATTTCGCCGTCCAGATCCTGGGCTGTGGCAACGTACACCACTTGTTTGCCGCTGGCGGTGGCGCGCTGCTCCGCCAATGTGCTTTTACCGGAGCGGGCCCCTCCCAGAATCAACTGGATCATGATTCGAATCGCTTCCGATTCCACATGACTTCCTCACCTCCATCGGCGCGTGCCAACACTCGAGCCGCTACAAACAGAAAGTCGGAGAGGCGATTCAGATACTTCAGGCCCCACTCGTTGATTGGCTCCGCTTTGGACAGTGATAGCACCCTTCGCTCAGAGCGTCGGCATACTGTGCGGGCCAGATGGCAGGTGGTGGCTGCGCGATTACCGCCAGGCAGGATGAATTCCTTCAGATAGGGCAGCTCGCTGTTCATGGCGTCGATGTGTTGCTCCAGGCGCTGCACGAAGGCCTCGGTGATGACTTTGTGCCCCGGTACGCAAAGCTCGGCACCGATATCAAAGAGGTCATGCTGTATCTCCAGTAACCAACCCTGCACGGGCTCGGTTACGGTCGCTTCGGACAGAACCATGCCAATCACAGAATTTAGTTCGTCGGTGGTGCCATAGGCCTCTACTCGTAGGCTATCCTTATCTACACGGGAGCCATCCCCAAGTCCGGTCGTGCCTTTGTCACCGGTGCGCGTATATATCTTGGATAGGCGGTTTCCCATTGGTGTTATTCCTTACTGATATAGATTTTGGATGAATCGGCTACAATGTGAGCAGTTTATGAGGAATTGCAGGCGGATTTTGTAAAATAAGTCACTTATTTGGGCTGCAATTTACGACTAAGCTGTAGGTGGGTCAAGTCGACGGTAACGCGATTTGACCTGATTTTGCCACATAGTAGTAATGATATGGAGGCTCGAATGAACAGACTCAGCGTAGACGTAGAGTTGTTGAGGGAATTACTCAATGCGGCGTCCCGCACGGCCCTTACCCATCGCGGCAGTGAACACGAAAGCTACGTGCTTGGTCAGTTAGAAGCAACTGCCAACATGGCGTATGTTCTGGTGGCTGGATCCGGTCATGATGAATTGGAAATGTTGTGTCAGCAATTAGCGTTGGATGCACTGAGCCGTTATTCTGAGTTAAGTGGCGGTATGGGTGGAGCGGTAAGCAAATCCATCACGACCATGAGCACTAGCGTTTGATTTGATCGTATAGAGCCTGGTTTTGGGGGCAGTTCAGGTTGAAGCGTTTCGCCTCACGCAGCAGAAATCCTGTGATGTAATCTATCTCTGTTTCCCGTCCGCAGGTTACGTCCTGCAACATTGATGACCGGTTGTGCCCAGTTCTTGTGGCCACGGTTTTTGCCAGCTCGAATAAGTCAGCTGCAGGCTCCCGCAGTGCATGAGTCATCACCGTTTCAACCTCCTTACACACTTTCTCCATTGTCGCCAGGGCTTCGGCATTGCTCAGCAGAGCCCCGTTGGGGCAATCATACATCACCGTTAACGGGTTGATGGCGCAATTAATGGCGAGCTTTTGCCACAGTTGCCGCAGAATGGCCTGATCCTCTTGCAGGTTCAGCCCAAGCCCGCTCCACTGGGCGCAGAGTTGGTGGGCACAGGCTTGCAGATCGGGTGCAAGGGCACCTACGTATGTCGTACCGCTGCCCCCGTGGATCACTTGGCCGGGGGCCGGGCGGTTGGCGCCTTCGGTGGTGGTGGCCAGCAGGCAAACCGTTTCGGGGCAGTATTGTTGTACGGTCTCCCAAGCGCCCATGCCGTTTTGCATCAATACGATCAGACTGTCGGCACCCAGGCGGTGCTTGAGAGGGCGCAGTGCGGCGTCAGTCTGGTGAGCCTTTACGGTGATGAGCAGATGGGTGATGGGGCGTTGCCCATCGTCACACTCAAAACAAAATGACTGGGTGTGATCCCCTTCTTGCAGCAGGATGCTTGTTGGTGACGGGCTGGCCTTGCGGCCGATAAGCACCACAGGAAACCCCGCCCGCTGT containing:
- the cobU gene encoding bifunctional adenosylcobinamide kinase/adenosylcobinamide-phosphate guanylyltransferase, producing MIQLILGGARSGKSTLAEQRATASGKQVVYVATAQDLDGEMAARIDHHQTRRPNHWLTEEEPVALAEVLARHNTTDTLILVDCLTLWVSNLLCLDNGIHLEEQKQALLQQLSEQQSDVILVSNETGMGVIPMGKLTRRFVDESGWLHQALAARAHQVTLVVAGLPLQLKPAVTS
- a CDS encoding cob(I)yrinic acid a,c-diamide adenosyltransferase; this encodes MGNRLSKIYTRTGDKGTTGLGDGSRVDKDSLRVEAYGTTDELNSVIGMVLSEATVTEPVQGWLLEIQHDLFDIGAELCVPGHKVITEAFVQRLEQHIDAMNSELPYLKEFILPGGNRAATTCHLARTVCRRSERRVLSLSKAEPINEWGLKYLNRLSDFLFVAARVLARADGGEEVMWNRKRFES
- a CDS encoding ketopantoate reductase family protein; the protein is MQPTWHILGPGAIGSLFACHLQRAGFPVVLIGRKASPSPTSILLQEGDHTQSFCFECDDGQRPITHLLITVKAHQTDAALRPLKHRLGADSLIVLMQNGMGAWETVQQYCPETVCLLATTTEGANRPAPGQVIHGGSGTTYVGALAPDLQACAHQLCAQWSGLGLNLQEDQAILRQLWQKLAINCAINPLTVMYDCPNGALLSNAEALATMEKVCKEVETVMTHALREPAADLFELAKTVATRTGHNRSSMLQDVTCGRETEIDYITGFLLREAKRFNLNCPQNQALYDQIKR